The following are encoded together in the Microterricola viridarii genome:
- a CDS encoding carboxyl transferase domain-containing protein — protein MSSARSLTAGELLDLIADTGSFRSWDEPVPPRDVQHGYADDLERARARSGCDESVLTGELRIDGRRVAVLVSEFGFLGGSIGVDAAGRLIAAIERATRERLPLLAGPASGGTRMQEGTAAFVAMVGIAAAIAEHKSAGLPYLVYLRHPTTGGVMASWGSLGHVTVAEPGALLGFLGPRVYAALYGEPFPDGVQTAENLYRNGVIDGVIAPAQLPRLIARLLSVLAPPEGTHGLGSDSGQHDGQYDGPAISALTSIAASRARARPGARTVLRHAARDVVPLSGTGQGEASDGLLLAIARFGAVPCVVIAQDRYAQRAGAPWGPAALRQAQRGQRLSAELGLPLVTIIDTPGAALSREAEEGGLAGEIARTLESLVGHEQATVAVLLGEGTGGGALALLPSDVTIAAQHAWLAPLPPEGASVIMHGDTTHASAMAEAQGIGAVALRAAGIVDWVVPERPDAALEPTEFSRRIGRVIERQLLALAAATPAERLSRRRGRYRALVRLPGQAADS, from the coding sequence GTGAGTTCCGCGCGCTCCCTCACCGCCGGCGAGCTGCTCGACCTGATCGCCGACACCGGCAGCTTCCGCTCCTGGGACGAGCCCGTGCCGCCCCGGGACGTGCAGCACGGCTACGCCGACGACCTGGAACGGGCACGCGCCCGGAGCGGATGCGACGAGTCGGTGCTGACCGGTGAGCTCCGCATCGACGGGCGCCGCGTCGCCGTGCTGGTCAGCGAGTTCGGCTTCCTTGGCGGGTCGATCGGCGTCGACGCCGCGGGCAGGCTCATCGCCGCCATCGAGCGGGCGACGAGGGAGCGGCTGCCGCTGCTGGCCGGGCCGGCATCCGGCGGCACCCGGATGCAGGAGGGCACGGCCGCGTTCGTGGCCATGGTCGGCATCGCCGCGGCGATCGCCGAGCACAAAAGCGCCGGCCTGCCGTACCTCGTCTACCTGCGGCATCCGACCACCGGCGGCGTGATGGCGAGCTGGGGCTCGCTCGGCCACGTGACCGTGGCGGAGCCCGGGGCACTGCTCGGCTTCCTCGGCCCACGCGTCTACGCCGCCCTCTACGGCGAGCCGTTCCCCGACGGGGTGCAGACGGCCGAGAACCTCTACCGCAACGGCGTGATCGACGGCGTGATCGCACCCGCCCAGCTGCCCCGCCTGATCGCCCGGTTGCTCTCGGTGCTCGCGCCACCAGAGGGAACGCACGGCCTCGGGAGCGACAGCGGTCAGCACGACGGGCAGTACGACGGCCCCGCGATCAGCGCCCTGACCTCCATCGCCGCCTCGCGGGCGCGGGCACGCCCCGGCGCGCGCACCGTCCTGCGCCACGCCGCGCGCGACGTCGTGCCGTTGAGCGGCACCGGGCAGGGCGAGGCCAGCGACGGCCTGCTCCTGGCCATCGCCCGTTTCGGCGCCGTGCCCTGCGTCGTCATCGCGCAGGACCGCTACGCCCAGCGCGCGGGGGCTCCGTGGGGCCCGGCCGCACTGCGGCAGGCCCAGCGCGGCCAGCGGCTCTCGGCCGAGCTCGGTCTGCCGTTGGTGACGATCATCGACACCCCGGGCGCCGCCCTCTCCCGGGAAGCGGAGGAGGGCGGGCTCGCAGGCGAGATCGCGCGCACCCTGGAGAGCCTGGTCGGACACGAGCAGGCCACGGTCGCGGTGCTGCTCGGCGAGGGAACAGGCGGCGGCGCACTCGCACTGCTGCCAAGCGACGTGACGATCGCCGCCCAGCACGCCTGGCTGGCCCCGCTGCCGCCAGAGGGCGCCAGCGTCATCATGCACGGCGACACCACGCACGCCTCCGCGATGGCCGAGGCCCAGGGCATCGGGGCGGTGGCGCTGCGCGCAGCCGGGATCGTGGACTGGGTGGTGCCGGAACGCCCGGATGCCGCGCTGGAGCCCACCGAGTTCAGCCGGAGGATCGGCCGGGTGATCGAGCGACAGCTGCTTGCCCTGGCCGCGGCCACCCCGGCCGAGCGGCTGAGCCGGCGCCGGGGCCGCTACCGCGCATTGGTGCGGCTGCCCGGGCAGGCGGCAGACTCATGA
- a CDS encoding DUF3500 domain-containing protein: MADDDFRAHLFPVDDPRISAFRGLSYREYAEAVKSDPFAGPMIVDWATRYPVPYRGVSHDGNITAQPPAELRAGEAAPTEAMVAAAELLLAGLSERQRADIGYPLRAGQWRSWANPEFLQHDTGLRLEDLDHVSRHRALELVRASLSEQGFESVKTLMWVNGYLGETIDLANVMNDASYNVAIYGTPSTSQPWGWQLFGHHLALNCVVDGERMTVSPAFLGAEPSLIRESPIGPVDVFGARIAHARTLMAGLTPAEQAEALSYPEMVDPAMPLGRLHPGDERHLGGCFQDNRIVPFEGILVGDLDEPTRAEVSAVAAAFLDHLPAGVAAARLREIESRYDETWFSWIGGWGEGDPFYFRIQSPVVMLELDHHCGVFLSNRTPAQFHVHTGIRTPNGGDYGGLLRAAEGGQP, from the coding sequence GTGGCCGATGACGACTTCCGCGCGCACCTCTTCCCCGTTGACGACCCCCGGATCAGCGCGTTCCGCGGGCTCAGCTACCGCGAGTACGCGGAGGCGGTCAAGAGCGACCCGTTCGCCGGACCGATGATCGTGGACTGGGCCACCCGCTATCCCGTGCCCTACCGCGGCGTGAGCCACGACGGCAACATCACCGCGCAGCCGCCGGCGGAGCTGCGTGCCGGCGAGGCCGCCCCGACCGAAGCCATGGTCGCGGCCGCCGAGCTGCTGTTGGCCGGGCTCTCGGAACGGCAGCGCGCCGACATCGGCTACCCGCTGCGCGCCGGCCAGTGGCGCAGCTGGGCCAACCCGGAGTTCCTCCAGCACGACACCGGCCTGCGCCTGGAAGACCTCGACCACGTCTCGCGGCACCGCGCGCTCGAGCTCGTGCGCGCCAGCCTCAGCGAGCAGGGCTTCGAGTCCGTGAAAACGCTGATGTGGGTCAACGGCTACCTGGGCGAGACGATCGACCTCGCCAACGTCATGAACGACGCCAGCTACAACGTCGCCATCTACGGCACGCCCTCGACGAGCCAGCCGTGGGGGTGGCAGCTCTTCGGCCACCACCTGGCGCTCAACTGCGTCGTCGATGGCGAACGGATGACGGTCTCGCCCGCGTTCCTCGGAGCGGAACCCTCCCTGATCCGGGAGAGCCCGATCGGGCCCGTCGACGTCTTCGGTGCGCGCATCGCGCATGCCAGGACGCTGATGGCCGGGCTGACACCGGCCGAGCAGGCCGAGGCGCTCAGCTACCCGGAGATGGTCGACCCGGCGATGCCGCTCGGCCGCTTGCACCCGGGCGATGAGCGCCACCTCGGCGGCTGCTTCCAAGACAACCGCATCGTGCCGTTCGAGGGGATCCTCGTCGGCGACCTCGACGAGCCGACGCGGGCGGAGGTCAGCGCGGTCGCCGCCGCCTTCCTCGACCACCTGCCGGCCGGCGTCGCCGCGGCCCGCCTGCGCGAGATCGAGTCGCGCTACGACGAGACCTGGTTCTCCTGGATCGGCGGCTGGGGCGAGGGCGACCCGTTCTACTTCCGGATCCAGAGCCCCGTCGTGATGCTGGAACTGGACCACCACTGCGGCGTCTTCCTCAGCAACCGCACCCCCGCGCAGTTCCACGTGCACACCGGCATCCGCACGCCCAACGGCGGCGACTACGGCGGGCTCCTGCGCGCGGCAGAGGGCGGGCAGCCGTGA
- a CDS encoding CaiB/BaiF CoA transferase family protein → MSGQAGALAGTVVLDLSRALAGPHAGMMLGDLGARVIKVEAPGGGDDTRGWGPPFLGEPDAEESSYFLSCNRNKESIALDLKHPDDRRVLDGLILESDVLIENFRTGVMDRLGYSSARLLELNPRLVILSITGFGHDGPEGGRAGYDQIAQGEAGLMSMTGSGPDDPQRVGVPIGDLLSGIYGAYGVVAALLERAETGAGGVVRTSLLSALVGVHAFQGTRQTVAGETPQAQGNHHPSIAPYGLFRCAGGAVQISVGSTALWERFCARFGLDADAARFASNALRVANRDALIEVVEAAFAPFEATDLLSQLEAAGIPAGRVRTLDEVYAWDQVASQGLLLEVEHSSLGPLTLPGPPLRFFGTDDEVTFRGHRAPPTLDQHGQAIRSWIAARPGAEQHVPEHESAGIL, encoded by the coding sequence GTGAGCGGGCAGGCCGGTGCGCTCGCCGGCACCGTCGTGCTCGACCTCAGCCGTGCCCTCGCCGGGCCGCACGCAGGCATGATGCTCGGCGACCTCGGCGCCCGGGTGATCAAGGTGGAGGCGCCGGGCGGCGGCGACGACACCCGCGGCTGGGGGCCTCCGTTCCTCGGCGAGCCCGACGCGGAGGAGTCGAGCTACTTCCTCTCCTGCAACCGCAACAAGGAGTCGATCGCACTCGACCTCAAGCACCCGGACGACCGCCGCGTGCTGGACGGCCTGATCCTCGAGTCGGACGTGCTGATCGAGAACTTCCGCACCGGGGTGATGGACCGCCTCGGCTACTCGAGCGCCCGGCTGCTTGAGCTGAACCCGCGCCTCGTCATCCTCTCGATCACCGGCTTCGGGCACGACGGGCCGGAGGGCGGCCGCGCCGGCTACGACCAGATCGCCCAGGGCGAGGCCGGGCTCATGTCGATGACGGGCTCCGGGCCGGACGACCCCCAGCGGGTCGGCGTGCCGATCGGCGACCTGCTCAGCGGCATCTACGGCGCCTACGGCGTCGTCGCCGCGCTGCTCGAGCGCGCAGAGACCGGCGCCGGCGGCGTCGTGCGTACCTCGCTGCTCTCCGCACTTGTCGGCGTCCACGCCTTCCAGGGCACCAGGCAGACGGTCGCCGGCGAGACCCCGCAGGCCCAAGGCAACCACCACCCATCGATCGCGCCCTACGGGCTGTTCCGCTGTGCGGGGGGCGCCGTGCAGATCAGCGTCGGCAGCACGGCGCTCTGGGAGCGCTTCTGCGCGCGCTTCGGGCTGGATGCCGACGCGGCCCGCTTCGCCAGCAACGCCCTGCGGGTGGCGAACCGCGACGCGCTGATCGAGGTCGTCGAGGCGGCGTTCGCGCCCTTCGAGGCGACGGATCTGCTCAGCCAGCTCGAGGCGGCCGGGATCCCGGCCGGCCGGGTGCGCACCCTCGACGAGGTCTACGCCTGGGACCAGGTCGCCTCCCAGGGGCTGCTGCTGGAAGTCGAGCACTCGAGCCTCGGCCCGCTCACCCTGCCGGGGCCGCCGCTGCGCTTCTTCGGCACCGACGATGAGGTGACGTTCCGCGGGCACCGTGCCCCGCCGACGCTCGACCAGCACGGCCAGGCGATCCGCTCCTGGATCGCCGCACGCCCCGGCGCCGAACAGCATGTTCCCGAGCACGAGAGCGCCGGCATTCTGTGA
- a CDS encoding IclR family transcriptional regulator, with protein sequence MDMPAEVQPPGPAPARGKRPPRGEPVIDRTLSLLNCFSDGRRELSLGELSALSGIPLSSTLRLAQGLLKWGALERLPSGEFVVGVRLWEVASLAPRGHGVREIALPFLEDLYEVSRHHVLLAVLDGREAILIERLSSRRAPAVAYRLGGRLPLRSTAVGRVLLAAQPAPSREETLALPLDQDFRVEDLGSIESLRLELKDVARLGYSVVRRTQPSHTISLAAPVFGANRAVAAAVSILAPDGAFTPEVALPALRATARSISRALGYHPPGIDGIRSQPDREGR encoded by the coding sequence ATGGACATGCCCGCCGAAGTGCAGCCACCCGGCCCTGCCCCCGCCCGCGGCAAACGCCCGCCCCGCGGTGAGCCCGTGATCGATCGAACCCTCTCGCTGCTGAACTGTTTCAGCGATGGCCGGCGCGAGCTCAGCCTCGGCGAGCTCTCGGCGCTCTCCGGCATCCCGCTCTCCTCGACGCTCAGGCTGGCCCAGGGCCTGCTCAAGTGGGGCGCCCTCGAACGGCTGCCGAGCGGCGAGTTCGTGGTCGGCGTCCGACTCTGGGAGGTGGCCTCACTCGCGCCGCGCGGGCACGGCGTGCGCGAGATTGCGCTGCCCTTCCTGGAGGACCTCTACGAGGTGAGCCGCCACCATGTGCTGTTGGCTGTGCTGGACGGGCGGGAGGCGATCCTGATCGAGCGGCTCTCCTCGCGACGCGCGCCAGCAGTGGCCTACCGACTGGGCGGCCGGCTGCCGCTGCGGAGCACCGCGGTCGGCCGCGTGCTGCTGGCCGCTCAGCCGGCGCCCTCGCGCGAGGAGACCCTCGCCCTCCCGCTCGACCAGGACTTCCGGGTCGAGGATCTCGGCTCCATCGAGTCGCTGCGCCTCGAGTTGAAGGACGTCGCCCGCCTCGGCTACTCCGTCGTGCGGCGCACCCAGCCCTCGCACACCATCTCATTGGCGGCGCCGGTGTTCGGCGCCAATCGCGCGGTGGCCGCGGCGGTGTCGATCCTGGCCCCGGACGGGGCGTTCACCCCGGAGGTGGCGCTGCCCGCGCTGCGTGCGACGGCTCGGTCGATCTCCCGCGCGCTCGGCTACCACCCGCCCGGCATCGACGGCATCCGCTCGCAGCCGGACCGCGAGGGCCGCTGA
- a CDS encoding ABC transporter substrate-binding protein: protein MNKSTFDWVRRAAAVAVTGTLVVALAGCSAAGGAGTAASSSTLTIAQEADMAPSGFDPLAYSAGQRQMMSAAYNSLLSLQPDGTVGAGLASEWEFNEDGTVLTLTLADGVTFSDGSKLSAALVLANLERRSDPALVAYSGFAPGGDAEMLSVEAPDASTVVITFAAPQFAVVQSLANVAGMIVGQTAIDDATLLKKAPIGSGPYVLDTAKTVKASTYTFVRNDASTEAADYPFDTVVFRPINDPQARANALISGQVDAGVMKSSTVELLESKKMGVSQIGGTTVSLIQFDKTGTSVPEMADERVRQAIQLSIDRDRLVELLHVGDTPQRNALPSASAGWSEEVDAAWQRDVPKAKALLAEAGYPNGFSFEMLSSPDSQADLELIQKDLAEAGIVMNVRPAASTQEAFDAVKTTAMGYIPLDWSNTVGLMYGVLFGFANTQGGDDEQLRAATGALAGAQTDDGRDEALQALNARLVESGWLYPLYEPLLNIGYNPTKLNPVTFAGTDSIPLLSSFTPVETAK, encoded by the coding sequence GTGAACAAATCAACTTTCGACTGGGTGCGACGGGCGGCGGCTGTCGCCGTCACGGGAACACTCGTCGTTGCCCTCGCCGGGTGCAGCGCAGCGGGTGGGGCCGGCACTGCCGCCAGCTCCAGCACGCTGACGATCGCACAAGAGGCAGACATGGCGCCGAGCGGCTTCGATCCGCTCGCCTACTCGGCCGGTCAGCGACAGATGATGTCTGCCGCGTACAACTCGCTGCTCAGCCTCCAGCCGGATGGCACGGTCGGCGCCGGCCTGGCATCCGAATGGGAGTTCAATGAGGATGGCACCGTTCTGACGCTGACGTTGGCGGACGGTGTGACCTTCAGCGACGGCAGCAAGCTCAGCGCCGCCCTCGTCCTGGCGAACCTCGAACGCCGCTCCGATCCCGCGCTCGTGGCCTACAGCGGCTTCGCGCCGGGCGGCGACGCCGAGATGCTCTCCGTCGAGGCCCCGGATGCCTCGACGGTCGTCATCACCTTTGCCGCACCCCAGTTCGCCGTCGTGCAGTCGCTGGCCAACGTGGCGGGAATGATCGTCGGTCAGACCGCGATCGACGATGCAACGCTGCTGAAGAAGGCGCCCATCGGGTCCGGACCCTACGTGCTCGACACCGCGAAGACGGTGAAGGCCAGCACCTACACGTTCGTGCGCAACGACGCCAGCACCGAGGCAGCAGACTACCCCTTCGACACCGTGGTGTTCCGCCCGATCAACGACCCGCAGGCACGGGCGAATGCCCTGATCTCCGGTCAGGTGGATGCCGGCGTCATGAAGTCCTCGACGGTGGAGCTGCTGGAGTCCAAGAAGATGGGCGTCTCCCAGATCGGTGGAACCACCGTCTCGCTGATCCAGTTCGACAAGACCGGCACCTCCGTTCCCGAGATGGCCGATGAGCGCGTGCGTCAGGCCATACAGCTCTCCATCGACCGCGACCGCCTCGTCGAGCTGCTGCACGTCGGTGACACCCCGCAGCGCAACGCCCTGCCGTCCGCCTCCGCCGGGTGGTCGGAAGAGGTCGACGCGGCCTGGCAGCGCGATGTGCCGAAGGCGAAGGCGCTCCTGGCCGAGGCAGGCTACCCCAACGGGTTCTCCTTCGAGATGCTCTCCAGCCCCGACAGCCAGGCGGACCTCGAACTCATTCAGAAGGATCTGGCCGAGGCCGGCATCGTGATGAACGTGCGCCCGGCGGCATCCACGCAGGAGGCCTTCGACGCGGTCAAGACCACGGCCATGGGATACATCCCGCTGGACTGGTCGAACACCGTCGGCCTGATGTACGGAGTGCTCTTCGGATTCGCCAACACGCAGGGCGGCGACGACGAGCAGCTGCGCGCGGCAACGGGGGCACTCGCCGGCGCCCAGACCGACGACGGCCGTGACGAGGCGCTGCAGGCGCTCAACGCGCGCCTGGTCGAGTCCGGCTGGCTCTACCCGCTCTACGAGCCACTGCTGAACATCGGCTACAACCCGACGAAGCTGAACCCGGTGACCTTCGCCGGAACCGACAGCATCCCGCTGCTCTCCTCGTTCACCCCGGTGGAAACAGCCAAGTAG
- a CDS encoding alpha-L-rhamnosidase gives MSTVSSADALTAALASAQWISPYEPVPHPAGQRPAHELAGRFHWDGAATHRAEGAETGAEAVVYATAHGIYELFVNGVRVGDEELSPGFSSYRSRLQVQRWEITALLQPGENTISALLSDGWFRGRHGFVRRADGFGTATAFLAAVLLEPSAGAARPLLVTGDDWESRPSHITRADLMDGQAVDLRLEGLAAQGQPHSAVLSTDPLCADRTRLVPAGAPAVRRIQELRPARISTPGEGITVVDFGQNINGWVRLHELGPAGTRTVLRHGEALDDAGLLLVENIQAFDFATRAVLPAGQVDEVISAGRAGDTFEPRHTTHGFRYVQIEGAAGPIGADDILAVVVHSELARTGSFAASDPLLNALHDVVDWSFRGNACAVPTDCPQRERSGFTGDWQVFADTAALLYDVAAFSESWSSDLAADQWADGRVPTVVPNPAGNGPSGSAFEDMAAGSAGWGDAAVLVPWSMWRAYGDRAALACALPSMRAWVDYAARSAAAGRHPERAAARPLEQPHERYLWDTGFHFGEWLEPDTPPAPDPTVDHGIVATAFLHRSAKTLALAEAAVGRPASAERYGELAANVRAAWCAEYLAADNTLSEEAQGHYVRALAFGLVPEDRRQPVADRLAALIRQNGTRLGTGFLATGLLLPTLADAGHLDLAYELLFARDIPSWLGMIDQGATTMWEWWDGVTPSGVRGSLNHYSKGAVASFLYTHVAGIRLAESPEPGAEAYGAVVIAPQPGGGLSAAAASVQTRRGTVGAEWQIEGGSFRLTATIPAGVTAEIRLPDGSRVSGVGAGTHSYSVAAAAL, from the coding sequence ATGAGCACGGTGAGCAGCGCGGATGCCCTGACCGCCGCCCTGGCATCCGCGCAGTGGATCTCGCCGTACGAGCCCGTGCCGCACCCGGCCGGGCAACGGCCGGCCCACGAGCTGGCGGGCCGTTTCCACTGGGACGGCGCTGCCACACACCGGGCAGAGGGCGCCGAGACCGGCGCCGAAGCCGTGGTCTACGCGACCGCGCACGGCATCTACGAGCTCTTCGTCAATGGCGTCCGCGTCGGCGACGAGGAGCTCTCGCCCGGCTTCAGTTCTTACCGCAGCCGGCTCCAGGTGCAGCGCTGGGAGATCACGGCGCTGCTGCAGCCCGGTGAGAACACCATCAGCGCGCTGCTCTCCGACGGCTGGTTCCGCGGCCGGCACGGCTTCGTGCGGCGCGCGGACGGCTTCGGAACCGCCACGGCGTTCCTCGCCGCGGTGCTGCTGGAGCCGAGCGCTGGCGCCGCCCGACCGCTGCTGGTGACCGGCGACGACTGGGAGTCCCGCCCGAGCCACATCACCCGCGCCGACCTGATGGACGGGCAGGCCGTCGACCTGCGCCTGGAGGGGCTGGCGGCACAGGGCCAGCCGCACAGCGCGGTGCTCTCGACCGACCCGCTCTGCGCCGACCGCACCCGGCTCGTCCCGGCCGGGGCCCCGGCGGTGCGCCGCATCCAGGAGCTGCGCCCGGCACGGATCAGCACGCCGGGCGAGGGCATCACCGTCGTCGACTTCGGGCAGAACATCAACGGCTGGGTGCGCCTGCACGAGCTCGGCCCGGCCGGCACCCGCACGGTGCTCCGCCACGGCGAGGCCCTGGACGACGCCGGCCTGCTGCTCGTGGAGAACATCCAGGCCTTCGACTTCGCCACCCGCGCGGTGCTGCCGGCCGGTCAGGTCGACGAGGTCATTTCGGCCGGCCGGGCCGGTGACACCTTCGAGCCCCGGCACACGACCCACGGATTCCGCTACGTGCAGATCGAGGGGGCCGCCGGACCGATCGGCGCCGACGACATCCTGGCCGTCGTCGTGCACAGCGAGCTGGCGCGCACGGGATCGTTCGCCGCCAGCGACCCGCTGCTGAACGCCCTGCACGACGTCGTCGACTGGAGCTTCCGCGGCAACGCCTGCGCGGTGCCGACCGACTGCCCGCAGCGGGAGCGCTCCGGGTTCACCGGCGACTGGCAGGTCTTCGCCGACACCGCCGCCCTGCTCTACGACGTCGCAGCGTTCAGCGAGAGCTGGTCGAGTGACCTGGCCGCCGACCAGTGGGCCGACGGCCGGGTGCCGACTGTGGTGCCCAATCCGGCCGGCAACGGGCCGTCCGGCAGCGCCTTCGAGGACATGGCCGCCGGCTCGGCCGGGTGGGGGGATGCCGCGGTGCTCGTGCCGTGGTCGATGTGGCGCGCCTACGGCGACCGGGCCGCACTCGCGTGCGCGCTGCCGTCGATGCGGGCCTGGGTCGACTACGCCGCCCGCTCGGCCGCCGCCGGCCGGCATCCGGAGCGGGCCGCAGCACGGCCACTCGAGCAGCCGCACGAGCGCTACCTCTGGGACACCGGCTTCCACTTCGGCGAGTGGCTGGAGCCAGACACCCCGCCGGCGCCGGACCCCACCGTCGACCACGGCATCGTCGCGACCGCGTTCCTGCATCGATCGGCCAAGACCCTCGCACTGGCGGAGGCCGCCGTCGGCCGGCCGGCCAGCGCCGAGCGCTACGGAGAGCTTGCCGCGAACGTGCGCGCGGCCTGGTGCGCCGAGTACCTGGCCGCGGACAACACCCTCAGCGAGGAGGCGCAGGGCCACTATGTGCGCGCGCTCGCCTTCGGCCTCGTGCCAGAGGATCGCCGGCAGCCCGTCGCTGACCGGCTGGCCGCCCTGATCCGCCAGAACGGCACCCGGCTCGGCACCGGATTCCTCGCGACCGGCCTGCTGCTGCCCACCCTGGCGGATGCCGGCCACCTCGATCTCGCCTACGAGCTGCTCTTCGCCCGCGACATCCCGTCCTGGCTCGGCATGATCGACCAGGGGGCCACCACGATGTGGGAGTGGTGGGACGGCGTGACCCCGAGCGGGGTGCGCGGTTCCCTCAATCACTACAGCAAGGGGGCCGTCGCCTCTTTCCTCTACACGCACGTCGCCGGCATCCGCCTGGCCGAGAGCCCTGAGCCGGGCGCGGAGGCGTACGGCGCCGTCGTCATCGCCCCACAGCCGGGCGGCGGCCTGAGCGCGGCCGCGGCGAGCGTGCAGACCCGGCGCGGTACCGTGGGCGCCGAGTGGCAGATCGAGGGCGGCTCGTTCCGGCTCACCGCGACGATCCCCGCCGGCGTCACCGCCGAGATCCGGCTGCCGGACGGCTCGCGCGTGAGCGGGGTCGGCGCAGGCACCCACAGCTACTCCGTCGCGGCCGCCGCTTTGTGA
- a CDS encoding alpha/beta hydrolase fold domain-containing protein, translating to MAPETVSAPHNDGQALREQPGIEFAPGLLLDIVRPADDRSLPAIIWLHGGAWRMGDRSWRPDFARYFARSGFVMISIDYTLSGDAVFPRQLLDVRAGIRWVRENAAEHGILADSIGLWGSSAGGHLAALAGLHGAAAAILGEPEGTASAAVQAVMDGYGAGDLLAPDQDNPPTAGLLGGSPVERRELAILASPARTEVSSAPPFLIMHGAADDLVPASQSIALYEALAAGGRDATLYLIDGFGHGFLNPAGLDEVAPGPRLDSGRLEADPSATAELRSTGGRAWPASASFAVIERFFRENLGGAATTMNTTTTNTTTADEA from the coding sequence ATGGCACCGGAGACTGTCAGCGCCCCGCACAACGACGGCCAGGCCCTGCGCGAGCAGCCGGGCATCGAGTTCGCCCCCGGATTGCTCCTGGACATCGTGCGCCCCGCCGACGACCGATCCCTGCCGGCGATCATCTGGCTGCACGGCGGGGCCTGGCGGATGGGCGACCGCAGCTGGCGGCCCGACTTCGCCCGGTACTTCGCCCGTTCCGGCTTCGTCATGATCAGCATCGACTACACGCTCTCCGGCGACGCCGTCTTCCCGCGGCAGCTCCTGGACGTGCGCGCCGGCATCCGCTGGGTGCGTGAGAACGCGGCAGAGCACGGCATCCTGGCCGACTCCATCGGGCTCTGGGGATCCTCGGCCGGCGGGCACCTCGCCGCGCTGGCCGGACTGCACGGCGCCGCCGCGGCGATCCTTGGCGAGCCGGAGGGCACGGCCAGCGCCGCGGTGCAGGCGGTCATGGACGGCTACGGCGCCGGCGACCTGCTCGCGCCCGACCAGGACAACCCGCCGACGGCCGGCCTGCTTGGCGGCTCGCCCGTCGAGCGGCGCGAGCTGGCAATCCTCGCAAGCCCGGCACGCACCGAGGTGTCGAGCGCCCCGCCGTTCCTCATCATGCACGGCGCCGCAGACGACCTGGTGCCAGCCAGCCAGAGCATCGCGCTCTACGAGGCGCTCGCCGCTGGCGGGCGCGACGCCACCCTGTACCTGATCGACGGCTTCGGCCACGGCTTCCTCAACCCGGCCGGCCTCGACGAGGTGGCACCCGGCCCCCGTCTGGACTCCGGCCGGCTCGAGGCCGACCCCTCGGCCACCGCCGAGCTGCGCAGCACGGGCGGCCGGGCCTGGCCGGCTTCGGCCTCGTTCGCGGTCATCGAGCGCTTCTTCCGCGAGAACCTCGGCGGCGCCGCCACCACCATGAACACGACCACCACGAACACGACCACCGCGGATGAGGCATGA
- a CDS encoding quercetin 2,3-dioxygenase, producing the protein MASTLLEPGAHVPIANALPGAQLPYVMAAGHGERFLLNGQLLTVIARPVDTGDLFGAAYLSGGRGAELPATTDAAEHRTVIVFDGLVQVWLGSETSVLSPGDEVVIPAGTPFAYRMLAGENRLLLWSSPGHSLELLSRLGTPTASHVRPARAERLVSLDEFRAVGEEFGVDVTAAPLFDAARQPAAGSRHAGLPREEEAFFLSAGEGERYLGADEMHSYMSRGANTGGRYFAVESSGARSGYIPLHFHREHTENFICLDGRVRLHVNGREVLLSKGDFVHAPAGTIHSYAYETAYARMVGVLAPSIFEPFFEYVFSPTEESIYTEGGVPGFIGPGFGRAQAELDLVVVGPPPERVAGLDI; encoded by the coding sequence ATGGCATCCACCCTGCTCGAGCCCGGCGCACACGTCCCGATCGCGAACGCGCTCCCCGGGGCGCAGCTGCCGTACGTCATGGCCGCAGGGCACGGCGAGCGGTTCCTGCTCAACGGGCAGCTGCTCACGGTGATCGCTCGCCCCGTCGACACCGGCGACCTGTTCGGTGCCGCCTACCTCTCCGGCGGGCGCGGGGCAGAGCTGCCCGCGACCACGGATGCCGCGGAGCACCGCACCGTCATCGTCTTCGACGGCCTCGTGCAGGTCTGGCTCGGCTCCGAGACGAGCGTGCTCTCCCCCGGCGACGAGGTCGTCATCCCGGCCGGCACGCCCTTCGCCTACCGGATGCTCGCCGGCGAGAACCGGCTGCTGCTCTGGTCCTCGCCCGGGCACTCGCTCGAGCTGCTCAGCCGCCTCGGCACTCCGACGGCCTCGCACGTGCGCCCGGCCAGGGCCGAGCGGCTCGTCTCGCTCGACGAGTTCCGCGCCGTCGGCGAGGAGTTCGGCGTCGACGTCACCGCGGCGCCGCTCTTCGACGCAGCCCGCCAGCCGGCAGCCGGCTCCCGCCACGCCGGCCTGCCGCGCGAGGAGGAGGCGTTCTTCCTGAGTGCCGGCGAGGGCGAGCGCTACCTCGGCGCCGACGAGATGCACAGCTACATGTCCCGCGGGGCGAACACCGGCGGGCGCTACTTCGCGGTGGAGTCCAGCGGTGCCCGCTCCGGCTACATCCCGCTGCACTTCCACCGGGAGCACACCGAGAACTTCATCTGCCTCGACGGCCGCGTGCGCCTGCACGTGAACGGGCGGGAGGTGCTGCTCAGCAAGGGCGACTTCGTGCACGCGCCGGCGGGCACGATCCACTCCTACGCCTACGAAACCGCCTACGCGCGGATGGTCGGCGTGCTCGCCCCCTCGATCTTCGAGCCGTTCTTCGAGTACGTCTTCAGCCCCACCGAGGAGTCGATCTACACGGAGGGCGGCGTGCCCGGCTTCATCGGCCCCGGCTTCGGCCGCGCCCAGGCCGAGCTCGACCTGGTCGTCGTCGGGCCGCCGCCGGAGCGAGTCGCCGGGCTCGACATCTAG